The following proteins come from a genomic window of Terribacillus aidingensis:
- a CDS encoding aromatic acid exporter family protein, with protein MVRIGYRTIKTAVGTPLAIWIAELLQLENSVSAGILTILCTQVTRKKSFLAAWHRVAACLLAIVLSFVIFETIGFHPISIGILLLVFIPVTVMVRVSPGIVSSAVIILHLYNSHNITLDLIINEIILITVGIGVALIVNLYMPSLEATIRRKQIILERNFTKILEEIALYLRDGDQSWSGEEITQTEKVLKEANQLVGRDVENHVLRSEHPYYDYFEMRTKQFAILKRILPLISRLPETSYSQCGQLAHFFSGLADSVHPGNTAVLFLEELESLRQSFDEDPLPKTREEFETRAHLLQLLYEMENYLELKQSFKESDVQHRNRQKEQQ; from the coding sequence ATTGTGAGAATAGGTTACCGAACGATTAAGACGGCCGTAGGAACACCGCTTGCGATATGGATAGCGGAGCTTCTGCAGCTGGAAAACAGTGTTTCAGCAGGTATCCTGACGATTTTGTGTACCCAAGTAACAAGGAAGAAATCTTTTCTGGCCGCTTGGCATCGAGTGGCCGCCTGTCTGCTGGCAATCGTACTCTCATTCGTCATATTCGAGACAATCGGCTTCCACCCGATCAGCATAGGCATTCTGCTGCTTGTCTTCATTCCGGTCACTGTCATGGTGCGAGTCTCGCCTGGAATCGTCTCAAGTGCTGTTATCATTTTGCACTTATACAATTCCCATAATATCACGCTGGATTTGATCATCAATGAGATTATACTCATAACAGTCGGAATAGGCGTGGCTCTCATTGTGAACTTGTATATGCCCAGCCTGGAAGCAACGATCCGTCGGAAGCAGATTATTCTGGAGCGTAATTTTACGAAGATCTTAGAAGAGATTGCTTTGTATCTGCGTGATGGTGACCAGTCGTGGTCAGGAGAAGAAATCACTCAGACCGAAAAGGTACTGAAGGAAGCAAACCAGCTAGTCGGCAGGGATGTGGAGAATCATGTGCTCAGGTCAGAGCATCCGTATTATGATTACTTTGAGATGCGTACGAAGCAATTTGCCATATTGAAAAGAATCCTGCCGCTAATCAGCAGGCTTCCGGAGACGTCTTATTCCCAGTGTGGGCAGCTGGCTCATTTCTTTTCCGGTCTTGCTGATTCCGTGCACCCGGGTAATACAGCAGTCTTGTTCCTGGAAGAACTCGAGTCATTACGGCAGTCTTTTGATGAGGATCCCCTCCCTAAGACAAGAGAGGAATTCGAAACGCGTGCCCACTTGTTACAGTTGTTGTATGAAATGGAGAATTACCTGGAGCTGAAACAATCGTTCAAAGAAAGCGATGTGCAACATAGAAATAGACAGAAGGAGCAACAATAA
- a CDS encoding L,D-transpeptidase — MRTLLIAFTCLSILSPLWPFGENPMPGRPLIIVNKTTNQLAFLDNGEVIKVYPVATGKKPESTPEGIFLTLFKTEYPGYSRKGIAGGDKDNPLGSRWIGFNANDTQGRTFGIHGTNRPESIGSRVSAGCIRMRNEDVEELYKQVPVGTKVRIMTGWKSFEEIGIEDGAILSPRRQNSSG; from the coding sequence ATGCGCACGTTGCTAATAGCTTTCACCTGTCTGTCAATTTTGTCTCCGTTATGGCCATTCGGTGAGAATCCTATGCCGGGAAGGCCGCTAATCATTGTTAATAAAACAACAAACCAGCTTGCTTTTTTGGATAATGGGGAAGTAATCAAGGTTTATCCGGTAGCTACTGGAAAGAAGCCGGAGTCGACACCGGAAGGGATATTTCTCACTTTGTTCAAAACGGAATACCCTGGCTACTCCCGAAAAGGAATTGCTGGCGGAGACAAAGACAACCCGCTAGGAAGCAGATGGATCGGTTTTAACGCTAATGATACGCAAGGTCGTACTTTCGGAATTCATGGGACGAATAGACCGGAGTCCATCGGCAGCCGAGTCTCAGCAGGCTGTATACGGATGCGAAACGAAGATGTTGAAGAATTGTATAAACAGGTTCCTGTCGGGACGAAGGTAAGAATAATGACAGGCTGGAAGTCATTTGAAGAAATTGGGATAGAAGATGGAGCTATTTTGTCTCCTAGAAGACAAAATAGCTCAGGGTGA
- the namA gene encoding NADPH dehydrogenase NamA — MATPKLFQPITYKNCTFKNRIVVSPMCMYSVEEKDGKVTPFHITHYESRAIGQAGLVFLESTAVTPEGRISDQDLGIWSDEHIEGLRTISERIQAHGSKSGIQLGHAGRKSRAEDPIVAPSNLPWDGESVAPEALTEEKINELVDSYRKAAIRAKEAGFDVIEIHAAHGYLINQFLSPLTNKRIDAYGGARENRYRFLREVLDAVKQVWDGPLFVRISADEYAEGGNGINDFIYYSIEMKRQGVDLIDCSTGGVVPEGPSTVYPGYQVVHAERIRKHALVDTAAVGLITNGQMAEEILQNERADLVFIARAMLRNPYWPLEAAEQLNYRLEAPAMYKRGW; from the coding sequence ATGGCTACACCTAAATTATTTCAACCAATCACATACAAAAACTGTACCTTTAAAAATCGCATTGTCGTCTCCCCGATGTGCATGTACAGCGTCGAAGAAAAAGATGGCAAAGTCACCCCTTTCCATATCACCCATTATGAAAGCAGGGCGATTGGGCAAGCTGGACTTGTTTTCTTGGAGTCTACGGCTGTTACACCAGAAGGAAGAATTTCTGATCAGGATCTTGGCATCTGGTCTGATGAACATATAGAAGGACTTCGCACCATCAGTGAAAGAATTCAAGCGCATGGCAGCAAAAGCGGCATCCAGCTTGGTCATGCCGGCAGAAAATCAAGAGCGGAAGATCCAATTGTCGCACCAAGTAATTTGCCATGGGATGGTGAATCCGTCGCACCGGAAGCTTTGACAGAAGAAAAGATAAACGAATTGGTCGATTCTTATCGTAAGGCTGCAATTCGTGCGAAGGAAGCAGGATTCGATGTGATTGAGATCCATGCTGCTCATGGCTATTTGATCAATCAGTTTCTATCTCCACTTACAAACAAGCGAATTGATGCCTATGGCGGAGCCCGTGAAAATCGGTACCGTTTTCTCCGAGAAGTACTCGATGCGGTCAAACAGGTTTGGGATGGTCCATTGTTCGTCCGTATTTCAGCGGATGAATATGCAGAAGGCGGAAACGGTATAAATGATTTCATTTACTACAGCATTGAAATGAAACGACAAGGTGTCGATTTAATCGATTGCAGCACAGGGGGAGTCGTTCCAGAGGGTCCATCCACTGTGTATCCGGGCTATCAAGTAGTTCATGCAGAACGGATACGGAAGCATGCTCTTGTCGATACTGCAGCTGTCGGCTTGATTACAAACGGACAAATGGCTGAGGAGATATTGCAAAATGAACGCGCCGATCTTGTCTTCATTGCGCGCGCTATGCTGCGAAATCCTTATTGGCCGCTCGAAGCTGCCGAACAGCTGAATTATAGATTGGAAGCACCAGCCATGTATAAACGAGGCTGGTAA
- a CDS encoding M20/M25/M40 family metallo-hydrolase, with translation MIKINENRLVEEFFELVQVDSETGNEKEIAEVLKRKFTELGVQVQEDDSMTKTGHGANNLVCTWKGNVESAETIYFTSHMDTVVPGQGIKPQIKDGYITSDGTTILGADDKAGLAAILETIKVYKEQELPHGTVQFVITAGEEAGLIGSRALDSSLLTASFGYAIDSDGPVGDIVVAAPTRASVLAKVYGKTAHAGVAPEKGISAITVAAKAISKMPLGRIDDETTANIGRFAGGKQTNIVCDYVEILAEARSLEASKMEAQVQKMKQAFEQTAESMGARAEVEIKVEYPGYKQKAGDRVVEVARTAAKSIGRDSNLTRSGGGSDANVIAGFGIPTVNLSVGYEEIHTTNERIPVSELVKTAEMVASIIREVANS, from the coding sequence ATGATAAAAATAAATGAAAATCGTTTAGTTGAAGAGTTCTTTGAATTGGTTCAAGTTGACTCGGAGACAGGTAACGAGAAAGAGATTGCTGAAGTGTTGAAAAGAAAATTCACTGAACTAGGTGTACAAGTGCAAGAAGATGACTCAATGACGAAAACCGGCCATGGAGCAAATAACTTGGTTTGTACCTGGAAAGGGAATGTCGAATCCGCTGAAACGATCTATTTTACTTCTCATATGGATACAGTGGTTCCCGGTCAAGGTATCAAACCACAGATCAAAGACGGGTACATTACGAGTGACGGAACAACGATTCTCGGTGCTGATGATAAAGCTGGACTCGCTGCTATTCTTGAAACAATCAAAGTTTATAAGGAACAGGAGTTGCCGCATGGCACTGTTCAATTCGTGATAACAGCAGGTGAGGAAGCTGGTCTTATTGGAAGCCGCGCGCTTGATTCATCCCTGCTCACTGCTTCGTTTGGGTATGCCATTGATAGTGATGGCCCAGTTGGTGACATCGTTGTTGCAGCACCAACTCGTGCCTCTGTGCTTGCGAAAGTATATGGCAAGACTGCGCATGCAGGTGTAGCGCCTGAAAAAGGGATTTCAGCCATCACTGTAGCTGCCAAAGCAATTTCTAAAATGCCGCTTGGTAGAATCGATGATGAAACTACTGCGAATATAGGCAGATTCGCTGGAGGCAAACAGACGAATATTGTTTGTGATTATGTCGAAATTCTGGCAGAAGCTAGGTCGCTTGAAGCAAGCAAAATGGAAGCGCAAGTGCAGAAGATGAAGCAGGCATTTGAACAAACAGCTGAAAGTATGGGTGCACGTGCGGAAGTAGAAATCAAAGTTGAGTATCCAGGCTACAAACAAAAAGCTGGCGACCGAGTCGTTGAAGTAGCTCGCACAGCTGCGAAAAGCATCGGCCGTGACAGTAACCTTACAAGAAGCGGCGGCGGCAGTGATGCAAACGTGATTGCCGGCTTCGGTATCCCGACTGTCAATCTGTCTGTCGGCTATGAAGAAATTCATACGACTAATGAACGCATACCAGTAAGCGAATTGGTTAAAACAGCTGAAATGGTTGCTAGCATCATCCGTGAGGTAGCGAACAGTTGA
- a CDS encoding glycerophosphodiester phosphodiesterase produces the protein MSTKIFAHRGASKYAPENTMAAFRLAELMQADGIETDVQLTKDQIPVIIHDESINRTTNKRGLIRKLTYEELLQADAGAWFSRDYAGERIISLDVFLQWIKKTPMLLNLELKTNKYPYPGIEEIVLQRLSDHGMKDRTIISSFNADTIRRISDLDDGIDTGFLTSRRPRQLFSLMEEIGAKALHPKYRLLNKKLIQECEQHNVPIRVYTVNQPVYILRALEAKCDVIISDVPDRALELQKGYITS, from the coding sequence ATGTCTACCAAAATATTTGCACATCGCGGTGCCAGCAAATATGCACCGGAAAATACGATGGCCGCTTTTCGGCTGGCAGAACTGATGCAGGCTGATGGCATCGAAACCGATGTGCAGCTGACGAAAGACCAAATACCAGTCATCATTCATGATGAAAGCATCAATCGCACGACCAATAAACGTGGTTTGATTCGGAAGCTTACATATGAAGAATTGCTCCAGGCGGATGCTGGAGCTTGGTTCTCACGCGACTATGCTGGTGAAAGAATCATATCATTAGATGTGTTTCTGCAATGGATCAAAAAGACTCCTATGCTACTCAATCTGGAGCTGAAAACGAATAAGTATCCATACCCTGGTATCGAGGAGATCGTCTTGCAGCGCCTTTCGGATCATGGAATGAAAGACAGGACGATCATATCAAGCTTTAACGCGGATACTATCCGTCGTATATCTGATCTGGATGATGGTATAGATACAGGCTTTCTTACTTCAAGGCGCCCCCGTCAGCTTTTTTCATTGATGGAAGAAATCGGAGCGAAAGCCTTACACCCAAAATACCGTTTGCTGAACAAGAAACTTATTCAAGAGTGCGAGCAGCATAATGTACCGATTCGGGTATATACAGTCAACCAGCCAGTTTATATACTACGTGCTCTTGAAGCGAAATGTGATGTTATCATCTCGGATGTGCCAGATCGTGCACTAGAATTGCAAAAGGGCTATATCACTAGTTAA
- a CDS encoding SDR family oxidoreductase encodes MGASKKSLLITGASSGLGRELAVEAAAAGYQLLLVARSEEKLKQLAIELKERFQINSTIYRADLNDPEEWRTALQQIVRENQHIDVLINNAGVGYFRLFKDTDPIQIETTMRVNSLAAMEASAAILPGMLKQGAGHVIMIGSMAGKVVTPKAAVYGASKHSIIGFSNGLRQELKPYGIHVTTVNLGPMDTNFFDTADPSGRYRQASARYMLQPDKVARKVISSIGKNKREINLPGWMGIGSKVYQLVPGVAEKLLGGQFNKK; translated from the coding sequence ATGGGAGCAAGTAAGAAAAGCCTGTTGATAACAGGAGCCTCAAGCGGCCTTGGAAGGGAACTGGCCGTTGAAGCTGCGGCTGCCGGCTATCAATTGCTGCTTGTTGCAAGATCCGAGGAAAAGCTAAAGCAGTTAGCTATTGAGCTGAAAGAGCGATTCCAGATAAATAGTACGATTTACAGGGCGGATCTGAATGACCCTGAAGAATGGCGTACTGCCTTGCAGCAGATTGTAAGGGAGAATCAGCATATTGATGTATTGATCAATAATGCGGGAGTGGGGTATTTCCGTCTCTTTAAAGATACAGATCCAATACAGATAGAAACGACGATGCGAGTCAATTCCCTGGCAGCTATGGAGGCTTCAGCAGCCATACTGCCAGGTATGCTGAAGCAGGGAGCAGGACATGTAATCATGATCGGTTCGATGGCTGGTAAAGTAGTCACGCCAAAAGCTGCAGTATACGGTGCAAGTAAACACAGCATCATCGGCTTCAGTAATGGACTGCGCCAGGAGCTGAAGCCATATGGGATCCATGTGACGACTGTTAATCTAGGACCGATGGATACAAACTTTTTTGATACAGCTGATCCGAGCGGAAGATATCGCCAGGCGAGCGCCCGTTATATGCTGCAGCCTGATAAAGTAGCTCGTAAAGTCATCTCAAGTATCGGGAAGAACAAGCGTGAAATCAATCTGCCTGGCTGGATGGGCATCGGAAGTAAGGTGTATCAGCTGGTGCCGGGAGTGGCAGAGAAATTGCTCGGCGGTCAATTCAACAAGAAATAA
- a CDS encoding aldo/keto reductase, with product MQKRRVGTSDLQVSEISFGTMSIGTDEQQGIRLLHEAHDLGINYFDTADLYDQGKNEEIVGKAFKGRRDKVVLASKVGNRLDPGGESWHWDASKEYIISQIKESLRRLQTDYLDLYQLHGGTMEDDIDETIDAFETLKKEGLIRYYGISSIRPNVIREYVKRSNIISVMMQYSLLDRRPEEQVLDLLADNEISVFARGSVAKGMLSDKASEKVKQKGADGYLTHTYDELLAASEKLRVLAEQEDTSVTSLVVRYVLQHPALASAVMGASSLDQVKQNAALSTVPLSHETYDLLQQVTRSIQYTSHR from the coding sequence ATGCAGAAAAGACGAGTAGGCACTTCTGATCTTCAAGTTTCTGAAATCTCATTCGGGACGATGAGCATCGGTACAGACGAACAGCAAGGAATACGGCTGCTTCACGAAGCGCATGATTTAGGTATCAATTATTTCGACACAGCAGATTTATATGATCAAGGCAAAAATGAAGAGATTGTCGGTAAAGCTTTCAAAGGCAGACGAGACAAAGTGGTTCTTGCCAGCAAAGTCGGAAACCGGCTTGATCCCGGAGGCGAGTCGTGGCATTGGGATGCGAGCAAGGAATATATTATTTCGCAGATCAAAGAAAGCCTTCGCAGGTTACAAACGGATTATTTAGACCTCTATCAGCTTCATGGCGGAACGATGGAGGATGATATTGACGAGACAATTGATGCATTCGAAACGCTGAAAAAAGAAGGACTCATCCGCTATTACGGTATTTCTTCCATTCGACCGAATGTCATCCGTGAATATGTCAAACGGTCGAATATCATCAGCGTCATGATGCAGTACAGCTTGCTGGACAGAAGGCCAGAGGAACAAGTACTTGATTTACTGGCAGATAATGAAATCAGTGTATTTGCGCGCGGCAGTGTTGCTAAAGGCATGCTGAGTGACAAAGCCAGTGAAAAGGTAAAACAAAAAGGAGCAGATGGCTATTTGACTCACACATACGACGAGCTGCTGGCTGCCAGCGAAAAACTGCGTGTGCTGGCTGAGCAGGAGGATACTTCCGTCACCTCTCTAGTTGTGCGTTATGTTCTTCAGCATCCTGCTTTGGCTAGTGCCGTTATGGGAGCAAGTTCATTGGATCAGGTAAAGCAGAATGCCGCACTCTCCACTGTTCCATTATCTCATGAAACTTACGATTTGCTTCAGCAAGTCACCCGATCAATTCAGTATACGAGCCACCGATAA
- a CDS encoding M20/M25/M40 family metallo-hydrolase, producing the protein MKQWQSKDELIALLAELVEIESITGSPEEIRFPEHVHALLEQKLYFQQNPAHLQLHPLKDGRQLLTALVKKSDKKDTIILLSHFDVVGTEDFGTYQHLATKVHDLTAAYLNDEVELPSYIKKEMQQGEWLFGRGTMDMKAGLAIHLSMLERAMDAAFDGNILLLTVPDEEVNSAGMLRALEILQQLQITEELVYKLCMNGEPVFSKYPGDTGNYMYSGSIGKVLPGFFCYGKETHVGEPFGGLNANLMISYLSQELELQESFIEEVDGEVTPPPVSLMLRDLKEAYSVQTPVSAVTMYNVLFLEQSIQEINMKLKQAMERAARKIETHYQQKANLSAVKSSAFQPIAFQIKTMFYEELYAHAVKRFGKAEVERRQNRLVTTRKEGDRDFSTKLVKELVSMCHDLAPVIVLFYSPPFYPAVSSKKDPYVRQLISNIQSEAKATFSADLKEVQFFPGLSDSSFIGKPTSRTAIQDLISNMPLQQKGFTLPADLMEGLQMPVLHLGPYGKDAHQWTERLEVTYSFGKLPDLMESAIRFAFRT; encoded by the coding sequence ATGAAACAGTGGCAATCGAAGGACGAATTAATAGCACTACTGGCAGAGCTTGTTGAAATTGAGAGTATTACAGGTTCTCCAGAAGAAATCCGTTTTCCTGAGCATGTTCATGCCCTTCTGGAACAAAAGCTTTATTTCCAGCAGAACCCAGCTCATTTGCAGCTTCATCCGCTGAAGGACGGCCGTCAGCTCCTCACAGCATTAGTTAAGAAATCTGACAAAAAAGATACTATTATCTTGCTCAGTCACTTTGATGTCGTCGGAACAGAGGACTTTGGCACCTACCAGCATCTTGCCACAAAGGTGCATGACCTGACTGCGGCTTATTTGAATGATGAAGTGGAACTGCCTTCTTATATAAAAAAGGAAATGCAGCAGGGAGAATGGCTTTTTGGCAGAGGAACGATGGATATGAAAGCTGGTCTGGCAATCCATCTTTCTATGCTGGAACGCGCGATGGATGCTGCGTTCGACGGAAATATCCTATTGTTGACTGTGCCCGACGAAGAAGTGAATTCTGCCGGAATGCTGCGCGCCCTTGAAATTTTGCAGCAGCTGCAGATAACGGAGGAGCTGGTATACAAATTATGCATGAACGGAGAACCTGTGTTCAGCAAATACCCAGGTGATACAGGTAATTATATGTATAGCGGATCCATAGGAAAAGTGCTACCAGGTTTCTTTTGCTATGGTAAGGAAACGCATGTTGGTGAACCGTTTGGTGGTTTGAATGCTAATCTTATGATCAGTTATTTGTCACAGGAATTGGAGCTTCAGGAATCCTTCATAGAAGAAGTGGACGGAGAAGTGACTCCGCCGCCAGTTAGCTTGATGCTGCGCGATTTGAAAGAAGCATATTCTGTGCAGACGCCTGTATCTGCAGTCACGATGTACAACGTACTGTTTTTAGAACAATCCATTCAAGAGATCAATATGAAATTAAAGCAAGCAATGGAGCGAGCTGCTAGGAAAATAGAGACACATTATCAACAGAAAGCAAATCTTTCTGCGGTTAAATCGAGTGCTTTTCAGCCAATAGCATTCCAAATTAAGACTATGTTTTATGAAGAACTTTATGCGCATGCGGTCAAACGGTTCGGGAAGGCGGAAGTGGAAAGAAGACAAAACAGGCTCGTAACGACGCGTAAGGAAGGTGACCGGGATTTTTCGACTAAGCTTGTGAAAGAGCTGGTTAGCATGTGTCATGATCTGGCACCTGTCATCGTTCTTTTTTACAGCCCGCCATTTTATCCTGCGGTTTCCTCTAAAAAAGATCCATATGTAAGGCAATTGATTTCTAATATCCAATCAGAGGCAAAAGCGACCTTTTCGGCTGATTTGAAAGAAGTACAGTTTTTCCCGGGTCTTTCAGATTCAAGTTTCATTGGCAAGCCTACATCGCGTACGGCGATTCAGGATTTAATATCTAACATGCCGCTGCAGCAGAAAGGCTTCACTTTGCCAGCTGACTTGATGGAAGGGCTGCAAATGCCAGTGCTTCATTTAGGACCATACGGTAAGGATGCACATCAGTGGACAGAGCGGCTTGAAGTAACCTATAGTTTTGGCAAGCTGCCTGACTTGATGGAAAGTGCCATCCGGTTTGCTTTCCGTACATAA
- a CDS encoding DNA polymerase IV, with product MQPKGRAIFHVDMNSFYASVEMAFDPSLRGKPLAICGNPAERKGIVVTSSYEARKRGVRTTMTLWEARRLCPELLVLRPNFERYRKASSEMFKILQEVTPVIQPVSIDEGYMDVTDCAHLGSSLEIAQSLQKRIMKELDLPCSIGIAPNKFLAKMASDMKKPLGITVLRKRDIPELLWPLPIEEMHGVGEKTAEKMRSLGIKTIGDLAQKDIYQLKRVFGVNGERLANRANGLDDRPVDPEAVHSFKSIGSSQTLPHDTTDDKELDKLLLDLSKSVEKRMHRKEAIAKGIQLMIRYHDRKTITRSMKLPNFMESANEVFSHAQSLLQKHWNGEPIRLLGVSVFDVAEKKEVGKQLDLFTYEKEASKEGLYQVIDQLTAKFGKNPFRTLHSSSSDSMRTSFQKDFLDDYTK from the coding sequence ATGCAGCCAAAAGGAAGGGCGATTTTCCATGTGGATATGAATAGTTTTTATGCTTCGGTTGAAATGGCATTCGATCCATCACTCCGTGGAAAACCGCTTGCAATCTGCGGAAATCCTGCCGAGCGGAAAGGTATCGTCGTAACCAGCAGCTATGAAGCGAGGAAGAGGGGTGTTCGTACGACGATGACACTTTGGGAAGCTAGACGCCTATGTCCGGAATTGCTCGTGCTGCGCCCAAACTTTGAACGGTATCGGAAAGCATCCAGTGAAATGTTCAAAATCCTGCAGGAAGTTACGCCAGTCATTCAACCGGTTTCCATAGATGAAGGATATATGGATGTGACGGATTGTGCCCATTTGGGATCTTCGTTGGAGATCGCCCAATCGCTTCAGAAACGTATCATGAAAGAGCTGGATCTACCTTGCAGTATCGGGATCGCTCCGAACAAATTTCTAGCAAAGATGGCTTCGGACATGAAGAAGCCGCTTGGTATCACAGTATTGCGAAAGCGTGATATACCTGAGCTGCTATGGCCGCTTCCAATCGAAGAAATGCACGGGGTCGGAGAGAAGACTGCAGAGAAGATGCGCTCACTCGGTATTAAGACGATTGGTGACTTAGCTCAAAAGGACATCTACCAGTTGAAACGTGTTTTCGGTGTAAACGGGGAGAGGCTGGCTAATCGGGCCAATGGCTTGGATGACAGACCGGTCGATCCAGAAGCAGTGCACAGCTTCAAAAGCATCGGGAGCTCGCAGACGCTTCCGCACGATACGACAGATGATAAAGAATTGGATAAACTTCTGCTGGATTTGTCCAAAAGTGTGGAAAAACGGATGCATAGGAAGGAAGCAATCGCAAAAGGTATTCAGCTGATGATCCGTTATCATGATCGTAAGACGATCACGCGCAGTATGAAACTCCCAAATTTCATGGAGTCGGCGAATGAGGTATTCAGTCATGCGCAGTCCTTGCTGCAGAAGCATTGGAACGGGGAACCAATCCGTCTGTTAGGGGTCAGTGTATTTGATGTGGCAGAGAAGAAAGAAGTCGGGAAACAGCTAGATTTGTTCACATATGAAAAAGAAGCATCAAAAGAGGGGCTATATCAAGTTATCGACCAGCTGACAGCAAAGTTTGGGAAAAATCCATTCCGTACTTTACACTCATCGTCGTCAGATAGCATGAGGACAAGCTTTCAAAAGGATTTTCTTGATGACTATACAAAATAG
- the rnz gene encoding ribonuclease Z → MELHFLGTGAGLPSKDRNVTSICLSMPQERQAVWMFDCGEATQHQLLYSPLKPGKIEKIFITHMHGDHIYGLPGLLSTRSFQKSDLQLEVYGPQGIREFIEVSLRVSGSNVASSLIIHEIEPGRIFEDEGWTVDAVKLSHGIPCLGYIVEEKAVQGELKVDKLRQMGISPGPIYRQIKDQEITDLPDGQQIKRSDVVGPDKPGRKIVILGDTTYLPELKDSVEDADILVHEATFSADEPEMAKAYGHSTAIQAASLARDANVKKLILTHISARYHQDDAQILAEQARTVFLKTELAEDMRVFDIPKNSSDS, encoded by the coding sequence ATGGAATTACATTTTCTTGGAACAGGTGCAGGATTGCCGTCAAAAGATCGGAATGTGACGAGCATCTGTCTGTCAATGCCACAGGAGCGGCAAGCAGTTTGGATGTTCGATTGCGGCGAGGCCACCCAGCATCAGCTGCTTTACTCACCGTTAAAGCCGGGTAAAATCGAAAAAATCTTCATCACCCACATGCATGGGGATCATATATATGGATTGCCTGGTTTGTTATCAACCCGTTCGTTCCAGAAGTCCGACCTGCAGCTGGAAGTCTACGGCCCGCAAGGCATCAGGGAATTTATCGAAGTCTCCTTGCGTGTCAGCGGAAGTAATGTGGCAAGTTCCCTCATCATCCACGAGATTGAACCCGGGCGAATTTTCGAGGATGAAGGCTGGACAGTCGATGCCGTTAAGCTTTCCCACGGTATTCCATGTCTCGGATATATTGTGGAGGAAAAAGCCGTGCAAGGAGAACTTAAAGTGGACAAGCTCAGACAAATGGGCATCTCCCCCGGGCCGATTTATCGCCAAATCAAAGATCAGGAAATCACTGACTTGCCTGATGGGCAGCAAATCAAAAGATCGGATGTTGTCGGTCCGGATAAGCCAGGCAGGAAAATAGTTATTTTAGGTGACACAACCTATCTGCCAGAGCTTAAGGACTCTGTGGAAGATGCTGATATTCTCGTTCATGAGGCAACCTTTTCAGCAGATGAACCGGAAATGGCGAAGGCTTACGGGCACTCTACAGCTATACAAGCAGCAAGCTTGGCCAGAGATGCAAATGTGAAAAAATTAATCCTGACGCATATATCTGCACGATATCATCAAGACGATGCACAGATATTGGCAGAACAAGCTCGGACTGTTTTTCTGAAAACAGAGCTAGCAGAAGATATGCGCGTTTTCGATATACCAAAAAATAGCAGCGATTCATAA
- a CDS encoding iron-sulfur cluster biosynthesis family protein: MKLTITDTAWEKVQALREEAHRYLVLYFDTVGVGCKSNGIPTVRLAEKPRSRDIEVESETIPALVDKQQEVYFAEEVKLDFSNNVFRLSSKEGFLNALIPQAHLTHTDFLDEEPEASRGDSC; encoded by the coding sequence ATGAAATTAACGATCACAGACACAGCCTGGGAAAAAGTACAAGCATTGCGGGAAGAGGCACATCGATACCTGGTTTTATACTTTGATACGGTAGGAGTAGGATGTAAATCGAATGGCATTCCGACAGTCCGACTTGCTGAAAAACCGCGCTCTAGGGACATCGAGGTGGAGAGCGAGACAATACCGGCATTGGTGGATAAGCAGCAGGAGGTATATTTCGCCGAGGAAGTGAAGCTGGATTTCAGTAATAATGTGTTCCGTCTATCCAGTAAAGAAGGATTTTTGAATGCATTGATTCCGCAGGCACATCTGACACATACTGATTTTCTAGATGAAGAACCGGAAGCTAGCAGGGGAGATTCCTGCTGA